In one window of Aceticella autotrophica DNA:
- the rsmG gene encoding 16S rRNA (guanine(527)-N(7))-methyltransferase RsmG, with product MDRKNIDKLINGAANFNINLSMFHVEQFEKYFKLLIEWNEKINLTSITDEGDVITKHFLDSLSVFKSGKITGNENIIDIGTGAGFPSIPLKIVFPNIKLTLLDSINKRIVFLEEVIDKLNLENIYTVHGRAEDYGNKVNFREKYDLSVSRAVASLNILAEYCIPFVTVNGYFIAMKGPSIEEELKLSKNAIKTLGGVVENVVDVVIPYTEIMHKLVIVKKKIKTQSIYPRKPKFINKKPL from the coding sequence ATGGATAGAAAAAATATTGATAAATTAATTAATGGTGCGGCTAATTTTAATATAAATTTAAGCATGTTCCATGTGGAACAATTTGAAAAATATTTTAAACTTCTTATTGAATGGAATGAAAAAATAAATTTAACCTCAATTACAGATGAAGGAGATGTGATAACAAAACATTTTTTAGATAGTTTATCTGTATTTAAATCGGGTAAAATTACTGGAAATGAAAATATAATTGATATAGGTACAGGAGCAGGATTTCCTTCTATACCTTTAAAGATTGTTTTTCCTAATATTAAATTAACCTTATTAGACTCAATAAATAAAAGGATAGTATTCTTGGAAGAAGTTATTGATAAGTTAAATTTAGAAAATATATATACTGTGCATGGACGTGCCGAAGATTACGGTAACAAGGTGAATTTTAGAGAAAAATATGACTTATCGGTTTCAAGAGCGGTTGCGTCTTTAAATATTCTTGCTGAGTATTGTATACCTTTTGTAACTGTAAATGGTTATTTTATTGCTATGAAAGGTCCATCTATTGAAGAAGAATTAAAATTATCAAAAAATGCTATTAAAACCTTAGGTGGAGTTGTAGAAAATGTTGTTGATGTTGTAATTCCTTATACTGAAATTATGCATAAACTTGTCATAGTAAAAAAGAAAATAAAAACGCAAAGTATTTATCCGAGAAAACCGAAATTTATCAATAAAAAGCCGCTATAG